In a single window of the Oscillospiraceae bacterium genome:
- a CDS encoding urease accessory protein UreF: MGTSIDKVSQGLCADGAETLREVCGKAEVMAVTDQLFILLQINDAAFPIGAYAHSYGLETYIQEGLVKTAQDAADYLEQNLKASFLYSELLAAKLAHEAASRREVDELARLEEALFASKVPCEIRQASQKLGVRFVKTAGLLLVSDTVFSEYIASHKDAKTSHAVAYGVFTSAAGLRAADSLAAFLYAQAAAMVTCCVKTIPLSQTDGQRMLSGARRFFPQILEALEGLGRDDLCRSCPGLEIRAMRHENLYSRLYMS; the protein is encoded by the coding sequence ATGGGCACCAGCATTGACAAAGTCTCTCAGGGTCTTTGCGCCGACGGCGCGGAGACCCTGAGAGAAGTTTGCGGAAAGGCCGAGGTAATGGCCGTGACGGACCAATTGTTTATATTGCTGCAAATCAACGACGCCGCCTTTCCCATCGGCGCGTACGCGCATTCGTACGGCCTGGAGACCTACATCCAGGAGGGGCTTGTAAAAACCGCCCAAGACGCGGCCGACTATCTGGAGCAAAATCTCAAAGCGTCGTTTCTGTATTCGGAGCTGCTGGCCGCGAAGCTGGCCCATGAAGCCGCATCCCGGCGCGAGGTGGACGAACTCGCGCGCTTGGAGGAGGCATTGTTTGCGAGCAAGGTCCCGTGTGAGATCCGGCAGGCATCGCAGAAACTGGGCGTGCGTTTTGTCAAGACCGCCGGTTTGCTGCTTGTGTCCGACACGGTATTTTCGGAATATATCGCCTCTCACAAGGACGCAAAAACCTCTCACGCGGTGGCGTACGGCGTGTTTACATCGGCGGCCGGTCTTCGCGCGGCCGACAGCTTGGCCGCGTTTCTCTACGCGCAGGCCGCCGCGATGGTCACGTGCTGCGTCAAGACCATTCCCCTGAGCCAAACGGACGGTCAGAGAATGCTTTCGGGCGCCAGGCGATTTTTCCCGCAAATCCTGGAGGCGCTCGAAGGACTCGGCCGCGATGATCTGTGCCGTTCTTGTCCCGGGCTGGAGATACGGGCGATGCGGCACGAAAATCTGTATTCCAGACTGTATATGTCTTGA
- the ureG gene encoding urease accessory protein UreG, giving the protein MHCVKIGVAGPVGSGKTALIEAVTRRMAQDYSICVVTNDIYTKEDAEFLVKNSVLDKERIVGVETGGCPHTAIREDASMNLEAIDELVRRFSDTEIVFVESGGDNLSATFSPELADATIFVIDVAEGDKIPRKGGPGITHSSLLVINKTDIAPYVGASLAVMERDAKKMRGEKPFLFTDMRSGKNVDGVVDWIKKNVLLEDMRP; this is encoded by the coding sequence ATGCATTGTGTAAAAATCGGCGTGGCCGGGCCTGTGGGGTCGGGAAAGACGGCCTTGATTGAGGCCGTCACCCGGCGTATGGCCCAGGATTACAGCATCTGTGTCGTGACAAACGACATCTACACAAAAGAGGACGCCGAGTTTCTTGTCAAGAACAGTGTACTGGACAAAGAACGAATTGTGGGCGTAGAAACCGGCGGATGCCCCCATACGGCCATCCGCGAAGACGCTTCTATGAATCTTGAGGCCATCGACGAGCTTGTGCGCCGTTTCTCCGACACCGAGATCGTATTTGTGGAGAGCGGCGGCGACAATCTCTCCGCCACATTCAGCCCGGAACTGGCCGACGCGACGATATTCGTCATCGACGTGGCCGAGGGCGATAAGATCCCCCGCAAAGGCGGTCCGGGCATCACGCACTCCAGCCTGCTGGTGATCAACAAGACGGACATTGCCCCGTATGTGGGCGCCAGTCTGGCGGTCATGGAACGCGACGCCAAGAAGATGCGGGGCGAAAAACCTTTTCTCTTTACGGACATGCGCAGCGGCAAAAATGTGGACGGCGTGGTTGATTGGATCAAGAAAAATGTCTTACTGGAGGACATGCGGCCTTGA
- a CDS encoding urease accessory protein UreD, giving the protein MNENRYGAQSTLCVTARPAGGRTVLADVRFTAPYKILHPFYDENGSMSVMMVSVSAGILSGDSQKIDITVREGARLTVTSQAFEKIHKMDDGAFATRDTRLVVEKDAALSYAPLPVIPFKDSAFRSQTEVRLAEASSRFFQSEIISCGRASRGERFAYREYKSLTKIYEGETLIYADNAVYRPGSAPMERFCLFEGYTHLGTCLMVNQDISEEQTEALRAAVYALKDGVGGVTKTGYGGHCVRALANGSEPLLALNDKIREILGP; this is encoded by the coding sequence TTGAATGAGAACAGATACGGCGCGCAGTCCACGCTGTGCGTCACAGCGCGGCCGGCCGGAGGACGCACGGTCCTTGCCGACGTGCGCTTCACCGCGCCCTATAAAATCCTCCATCCGTTTTATGACGAAAACGGCAGTATGAGCGTGATGATGGTCAGCGTTTCCGCCGGGATTCTGTCGGGCGACAGCCAAAAAATCGACATCACCGTGCGGGAGGGCGCGCGGCTCACCGTCACGTCGCAGGCGTTTGAAAAGATACACAAAATGGATGACGGCGCTTTCGCGACGCGCGATACGCGCCTCGTGGTGGAAAAAGACGCCGCGCTGAGCTACGCGCCGCTGCCTGTCATACCCTTCAAAGATTCCGCTTTCAGGAGTCAAACGGAGGTGCGGCTGGCGGAGGCCTCGTCGCGTTTTTTTCAGAGCGAAATCATCTCATGCGGGCGGGCCTCCCGCGGTGAAAGATTTGCGTACCGCGAATACAAATCCCTGACGAAAATATACGAAGGGGAGACGCTCATATACGCCGACAACGCCGTATACAGGCCCGGCAGCGCGCCCATGGAGCGCTTTTGTCTTTTTGAGGGATATACGCATCTGGGGACATGTCTGATGGTAAACCAGGACATCTCGGAGGAACAGACCGAAGCGCTGCGCGCGGCGGTGTACGCGCTGAAAGACGGTGTGGGCGGCGTCACCAAGACAGGGTACGGCGGCCATTGCGTGCGGGCCCTCGCGAACGGTTCGGAGCCGTTGCTGGCGCTAAATGATAAAATACGGGAAATTTTGGGACCGTGA